Within Streptomyces roseirectus, the genomic segment CGTGACGACGGCGCCGAGGCGGCGGGCGGTGGCGATGGCCTGCAGTCCGGCCACCCCGGCGCCGAGGACGAGGACCTGCGCCGGACGTGTGGTGCCCGCCGCGGTGGTCAGCATCGGGAGGAAGCGGTCGTACGCCTCGGCGGCGACGAGGGCGGCCTTGTAGCCGGCGACGTTCGCCTGTGAGGTGAGGGCGTCCATCGCCTGGGCCCGGCTGAGGGTGCGGGGCAGCAGGTCGAGGCTGATCGTGCGGACCCCGCGTCCGCGCAGGTCCCGCACGAGGCCGGGGTGGCGGGCCGGTTCCAGCAGGCCCACGAGGGTCTGCCCGCTCCTCAGTGCCCGGGCGCTGTCCGCGTCCGGCGGTCCCACGCACAGGACGGCGTCGGCGCGTGCGCACAGGACGTCGAAGGGTACGGTCTCGGCACCCGCCGCGGTGTAGTCGGCGTCGGTGAACCAGGCGGCGGAGCCTGCCCCGGTCTCGATCAGGACGTCGATGCCCGCCGTGCGCAGGAGGGCGACGGCCTCGGGGACGAGGGCGACGCGGCGTTCGCCGGGCGTCCGCTCGCGCGGCACGCCCACGGTGACGGTGGCCATGATCTGCTGCCTCTCCCCGGGGCCCGGTGGTGCCGGGCCCCGGACCTCTCGAAACGGCCGGAGTGCT encodes:
- a CDS encoding NAD(P) transhydrogenase subunit alpha; this encodes MATVTVGVPRERTPGERRVALVPEAVALLRTAGIDVLIETGAGSAAWFTDADYTAAGAETVPFDVLCARADAVLCVGPPDADSARALRSGQTLVGLLEPARHPGLVRDLRGRGVRTISLDLLPRTLSRAQAMDALTSQANVAGYKAALVAAEAYDRFLPMLTTAAGTTRPAQVLVLGAGVAGLQAIATARRLGAVVTAYDVRPASRGEVESLGARFLDIPSPPPQEGPGIERGGYARELTAGEQRAQRAALDAHIARCDIVITTAQVPGRRPPLLVSRDALKRMRPGSVVVDLAASGSGGNVEGSEPDKTDVLEGGVTLIGAGRLPSATATAASTAYARNLVALLRHLVRDGVLVLDPADEITAALMGGDTP